AGCAGGTCGAAAAAAGGTGCGGCTCAGACAAGCCCATTTTAAACGAGTTTATGCATCCAGCGAAAATCTCGAAAAAATTAGCATTACAGGATATGTCAATGATAACTATGGAACTTATGGAAACACAGCCGATCATCACAAAACCAGTTTTGTCGCGATGGCATTCGAAGATGATCAAAATAACGCTGTGGTTTCTTTTAGCGGTTGTGAACAGGTATCAACAACCAGCACACTGCTTGACTGGGGCGGGTGTTTGGTTGCTTCTTTGGGGGTTGTCACAAGTCATCATCAAAAAGCGCTGGCTTTTTATGACAATCAGATGGCCGGCATTTTAGGGGAACGAAATATTTTAGGGCATTCCAAAGGTGGAAATCTGGCAACTTACGTGTTTATCAATCGACTTAATGAAAATACCCATGCTTATTGTGTTAATGCGCAGCCTTATTGTTGGTATACGATGACTGAAACCCAGAAAGAAGCTTTAAAAAGCAATCGCTTTGAGTATATTGTCCATGCCGATGATCCGACCAGAAAGGCTAGTTACGTCTCTTATATCAGTCGTACCGTACCGCTTAACAGTTATGCCGTCAAACGGTTTAGTGATATTCATGGTTTTGCCGAGGTCAGTTTTGACGAATTTGGCAACCTCGAAGGGACGCGGGTCATCCGTGAAACGACTAGTTTATTAAAAGCCCGAATTTTCAAGGACTATACCGCTGAAAAACGCTTGACCCACGAGCAGTGTATGGCGAATTTTCAAACACAGCTCGTCGAAATTAAATCCCTTCCAAAACTATTTAGCACCACGCTTGATGAGATGCTAATAGTGACTGAAGCCCAAACGGCAATTATCTGGCTAAAAGATAAGGATAGCCAAGGTGAGTTTATCTATCCGTTGATTATTAAAAGTCCCGTAGCAAAAAATTTCTACCAATTAAAACTAAGACGCGGATATGGGATTGCAGCGCAATGCGTTTTTGACGGATTACCGTTGTTTATTCGCGATTCCAAGCAATACCAAAGCCGTTTTGAAAGCGTTGATCGACTGATGGGACTAACCATCACATCACAAATCGCCGTACCATTAGGTATTGATGAAAGCGATGTTTTTGGGGCACTGGAGTTGGTCAATAAAAAACAGGGGTTATTTTTTAATCTGGATGATTTTACGCTGGTTAATGATATGACCTTAGCGATGTTGGAAGTCTTTAAAAATTCAGGACAATCGTTAGATAAATTCCGGAATTTTTCGTTATTGCAAATTAAAAAAAATAATAAACAAATTTTCGCAATTGAAAAAAATCGTTATCTGGAAAAGTCATTTTCATCATTTAATGAGAAAAATGCCTTTCTTCAAAAGATATCCGGTTTGTCATTAGAACCAAATGAACGGCTTATTTTTAATCGAATCATATTTACGGCTGATAAAAAAAAGCAATTAAAACACCTGAGAAATCAGGAATATGCGATTATTTTTGAGAATCCGCATTTGCGCGATGAAAGCATCCCGGTAAAGGGACTGTTAATCAAACTTCTTTTTCAACTTCGTGAGAAACAGATAAATCTAAATAAAATAGCAACAATGATCGATCTTCAAAATAAATTAAAAACACCGATAAAAGAACTGAGTGACGCTGAATACATCCGTTTGGAGTATGGCATCGCAAGAATTCGACGCCCCCAGTTAATCATTGTCAATACGCCTCCAGAAAGGCTTAAAAAGACTGCTTATGATGTCTTATGTCGGCAACTCAAAAAGGACTGTACCAAAAAGTCAGCAACGGTAATTGTTTTTACAAATGGATTTAAAAATGAAGAGGTGAGAAATGATAAACTTGGAAATCCCCGGTCATGACCCGATAACCGTGGCACACGTGACCTTTGATTATAATGGTACACTGGCAGTGGATGGTTATCTGGTTGATGGTTTGAAAGAAAGATTGCAGATGCTGTCGGAACGAATGGCCGTTTATATTCTAACCGCCGATACCTTTGGCCGGGTGCGTGAACAATGTAGTGAGCTGCCGGTGACGATTGAAATATTTTCAAAGGATAATATTGCTACGAAAAAAAAAGCTTTTGTAAAAAATCTTGGTGGCGAAACGACCATTGCCATCGGTAATGGTAATAATGATTGGGAAATGTTTGCCGAAAGTCGTTTGTCGATTGCCATAATCGGAAAAGAGGGGTGTTGCGTGAAATCTTTGCTAGCGGCTGATATCGTCGTAAACAGCCCACTGGATGCCCTAGACTTATTACTTAATAATGATCGGCTGGTCGCAACCTTAAGAACTTAACAGTCAGACAAAAAAGGCTTTAGCGAAAAAAATGTTGACGGTTTCATTCGCATTGTGCTATGATTTAACCACTGAGGAGATAAAATGAGTTGGATTGATTTTTCAGAATTTCAGGTTATTCCTTCAATACGTAAGCTTAATGATTTGGAAATTGCTTTAAAAAGCGATGTTCAGGTAATTTTGCTCACCGAAGCCCATATTGCTAATTTACTGGATCTGGTTAAACTGGTTCATGCAAAGGATAAAAAAGCCCTCATTAATCTGGAGTTACTTGGCGGTTTCGGAAAAGATCATGTTGGAATGAAGTTGTTAAAGAATTATTACCACGTTGATGGCGTCATGTCAACCGATAGTAGCAAGTTGGGAATGGCAAAACAATGTGGTTTGGTAACTTTCCAACGGTTTTTTCTGCATGATTCACGTTCTTTTGAGACCACCTTGAAAATAATTGAGAGTTCCCGGGTTGACGGAGCTGAACTACTGCCAGCAGTGATGGCATTGGATTGTTATTCAAAACTGATTTCGATTGCTAAAATCCCGTTATTGGCCGGCGGATTTATTCGTGATCGGGAAATGATGGAAAAAATAAAAATTTGTGGCTTTAAGGGCTTGACGGTTAGCGAAAAGTCTCTGTGGTAAAATAAAACAAAATAAAATGTGCCGGATGGTAATTATGTGATTCCTGCTTAATAAAAGTGATGATTTTCGTCGCCTTTATTAAGCAGGATTTTTTTATGGCCTGCGAGGTGGCAAACTGTTCAAGGATGATAAAGCCAGTCGATGTGATTGATCAAAGCGTTTCAAATTTCAAACTAAAATTGGAGGTTTTCAAAATGGGGAAGTATTTATTGGGTCTTGACAACGGCGGAACAATGATTAAAGCGGCTCTGTACGATTTAAAAGGCAATGAAGTAGCCATTTCAAGTTCAAAAACGATGATGTATCAGCCCGAACCGGGGTTTACCGAGCGCAACATCGAAGAAATGTGGCAAGCCAATGTTATCGCGATAAAAGGGGTGATAAAAAAAGCCGGCATTACCGGCAGTGAGATTATTGGTCTTGCGGCTACCGGCCATGGTAATGGTTTATATTTAGTAAAAGAAGATGGAACCCAAACCTATAATGGAATGATCTCGACTGATGTCCGCGGGCGGGAATACGTCATCAAATGGCAGAAAGATGGAACCTACGAAAAGATTTTACCTAAAACCATGCAATGTGTTTTTGCCGGCCAACCGACCACACTGTTACGCTGGTTTATCGATCACCGCCCGGCAGTACTGAAAGAAACGAAATGG
This is a stretch of genomic DNA from Acetobacterium woodii DSM 1030. It encodes these proteins:
- a CDS encoding Mbeg1-like protein, which codes for MSLKISNLLDIEKYLLLEIVYFHLPSEYKNRITKKTPLKLDAFIDLMDQCEYSLYPGFVSRSQAGRKKVRLRQAHFKRVYASSENLEKISITGYVNDNYGTYGNTADHHKTSFVAMAFEDDQNNAVVSFSGCEQVSTTSTLLDWGGCLVASLGVVTSHHQKALAFYDNQMAGILGERNILGHSKGGNLATYVFINRLNENTHAYCVNAQPYCWYTMTETQKEALKSNRFEYIVHADDPTRKASYVSYISRTVPLNSYAVKRFSDIHGFAEVSFDEFGNLEGTRVIRETTSLLKARIFKDYTAEKRLTHEQCMANFQTQLVEIKSLPKLFSTTLDEMLIVTEAQTAIIWLKDKDSQGEFIYPLIIKSPVAKNFYQLKLRRGYGIAAQCVFDGLPLFIRDSKQYQSRFESVDRLMGLTITSQIAVPLGIDESDVFGALELVNKKQGLFFNLDDFTLVNDMTLAMLEVFKNSGQSLDKFRNFSLLQIKKNNKQIFAIEKNRYLEKSFSSFNEKNAFLQKISGLSLEPNERLIFNRIIFTADKKKQLKHLRNQEYAIIFENPHLRDESIPVKGLLIKLLFQLREKQINLNKIATMIDLQNKLKTPIKELSDAEYIRLEYGIARIRRPQLIIVNTPPERLKKTAYDVLCRQLKKDCTKKSATVIVFTNGFKNEEVRNDKLGNPRS
- a CDS encoding HAD family hydrolase; the encoded protein is MINLEIPGHDPITVAHVTFDYNGTLAVDGYLVDGLKERLQMLSERMAVYILTADTFGRVREQCSELPVTIEIFSKDNIATKKKAFVKNLGGETTIAIGNGNNDWEMFAESRLSIAIIGKEGCCVKSLLAADIVVNSPLDALDLLLNNDRLVATLRT
- a CDS encoding glycerol-3-phosphate responsive antiterminator; the encoded protein is MSWIDFSEFQVIPSIRKLNDLEIALKSDVQVILLTEAHIANLLDLVKLVHAKDKKALINLELLGGFGKDHVGMKLLKNYYHVDGVMSTDSSKLGMAKQCGLVTFQRFFLHDSRSFETTLKIIESSRVDGAELLPAVMALDCYSKLISIAKIPLLAGGFIRDREMMEKIKICGFKGLTVSEKSLW